The following coding sequences lie in one Arachis ipaensis cultivar K30076 chromosome B03, Araip1.1, whole genome shotgun sequence genomic window:
- the LOC107630779 gene encoding BTB/POZ domain-containing protein At5g41330 encodes MPPFVSSEADGGVLKWQPNIVTIDVGGQLFQTTKQTLTSAGPKTFFSKIAEASSPYYAPFVDRDPEIFSLLLSLLRTGNLPSKAKSFDLQDLILESQFYGIENLLVNSLSSPSNFEPFNLHKSLLLPLNGRDSPSTIATTRYGSVHVAHGSKITTFDWSLRRKSTILTHFTAVDSLLALSPSLAAAGATDFSGLQILDLNKGHVRETLTWENVTRSGSTVQAIGSSREELFVSFESSRRNSNTIVVYDLQSLKPVTEIGHNEIYGADIDSAIPATKLQWVEGYNLLMASGSHSGPSGVSGNVRLWDVRSGNVVWELPEKVDCFADVAVSDPLSVIFKVGVNSGEAFYIDLRNLSSGGNTSNTWVCLGDKRKVTNGKKEGIGCKVETQGNQVFCTKGGDVELWSEVVMGNKKVGESVSVEGGRIFKKNLMGRVQDMGGAKITNLAFGGSRMFLTKRDQHFVEVWQSSSREL; translated from the coding sequence atgccACCGTTTGTAAGTTCTGAAGCAGATGGAGGTGTGCTTAAATGGCAACCCAACATAGTAACCATCGACGTTGGTGGGCAGCTCTTCCAAACGACGAAGCAGACGCTAACTTCAGCAGGTCCCAAAACCTTCTTCTCAAAAATCGCCGAAGCATCATCACCGTACTACGCACCCTTTGTCGACAGAGACCCCGAAAtcttctctctcctcctctctctcctccGCACCGGCAACCTCCCTTCCAAGGCCAAATCATTCGATCTCCAAGACCTAATCTTGGAATCCCAATTTTATGGCATCGAGAATCTCCTCGTTAATTCTCTCTCAAGCCCCTCCAATTTCGAGCCCTTCAACCTCCACAAATCGCTCTTACTGCCCTTGAACGGAAGGGATTCCCCTTCCACTATCGCCACCACCCGCTACGGTTCCGTCCACGTGGCCCACGGTTCCAAGATCACCACCTTTGACTGGTCCCTCCGCCGAAAATCTACCATCCTCACCCACTTCACAGCCGTGGACTCCCTATTGGCGCTATCTCCATCGTTAGCCGCCGCCGGCGCCACCGATTTTTCCGGCTTGCAGATCCTCGACCTCAATAAGGGACACGTAAGAGAAACCCTAACTTGGGAAAACGTGACGAGATCGGGTTCAACCGTTCAGGCCATTGGTTCCTCGCGGGAGGAACTCTTCGTCAGCTTCGAGTCTTCTCGCCGGAACTCGAACACCATCGTTGTCTACGATCTTCAGAGCCTGAAACCCGTCACTGAGATCGGCCACAACGAGATCTACGGCGCCGATATCGACTCGGCGATCCCGGCGACGAAGCTACAGTGGGTGGAAGGATACAACCTCCTGATGGCGTCCGGGTCCCACAGCGGCCCCTCGGGCGTCTCCGGGAACGTGAGGCTGTGGGACGTGCGGTCAGGGAACGTGGTGTGGGAGCTGCCGGAGAAGGTGGATTGCTTCGCAGACGTGGCAGTTTCTGATCCCTTATCAGTGATCTTCAAGGTCGGGGTGAACTCCGGCGAGGCCTTCTACATTGATCTGCGAAATTTGAGCAGTGGAGGAAACACGAGCAACACGTGGGTGTGTCTCGGTGATAAGAGGAAAGTGACGAATGGGAAGAAGGAAGGGATTGGGTGCAAGGTGGAGACGCAGGGGAACCAAGTGTTCTGCACCAAAGGTGGTGACGTGGAGCTTTGGTCGGAGGTGGTTATGGGGAACAAGAAGGTTGGTGAGAGTGTGTCCGTTGAGGGAGGGAGGATTTTCAAGAAGAACCTCATGGGTAGGGTCCAGGATATGGGTGGTgctaaaattaccaatttagccTTCGGTGGTAGCAGGATGTTCCTCACTAAGAGAGACCAACACTTTGTTGAAGTTTGGCAGAGTTCGTCTAGGGAGCTTTGA
- the LOC110269499 gene encoding zinc finger CCCH domain-containing protein 43-like — protein MVVRNWVVKVVVPPETGEAQGSDNNDGWDDDEGYGWNANVKESEVAKVSGDFDVDGDGNGDDEVEVEGDEEVEKKKDRSSGRVQQQYPLRPDAEDCAFYLKTGTCKFGFNCKFNHPLGRRKNQVLIILLLKRRFGKVKTKFNARTR, from the exons ATGGTGGTGAGGAATTGGGTGGTGAAGGTGGTTGTGCCCCCAGAAACAGGTGAAGCACAAGGGAGTGATAATAATGATGGTTGGGATGATGATGAGGGTTATGGCTGGAATGCGAATGTGAAAGAAAGTGAGGTTGCTAAGGTAAGTGGAGATTTTGATGTTGATGGTGATGGTAATGGTGATGATGAAGTTGAAGTTGAAGGTGATGAAGAAGTGGAGAAGAAGAAAGATAGAAGCAGTGGTAGAGTTCAACAGCAATATCCACTGAGGCCTGATGCTGAAGATTGTGCTTTCTATCTTAAAACTGGAACTTGCAAATTTGGATTCAATTGCAAGTTTAATCACCCACTTGGTAGGAGGAAGAACCAGGTATTAATTATTCTTCTGTT aaagag aaggtttggg aaagtgaaaaccaaattcaatgCACGAACACGATAA